A section of the Acaryochloris sp. CCMEE 5410 genome encodes:
- a CDS encoding transposase, protein MESIRAQECGGCFEEYQPLLRQARWLLRQHPDVMLLADRGFANHQLMSWLQQSRWHYCLRIPCDVLLHGPRQCPREVRRLWPSKGEALLYRNVGLWDDGLYRCNLVLANIRGVKEPWAVITDESPSLQTLWQYALRFRVEELFLDSKSGVFELEESKIRCADALERLYLIAAVALLYSTAQGMAVHIKGLRQQVDPHWHRGISYLKIGLRWLKGVVHKGRELLMPVPLFTKDPQPCFASKKAQKKHYNKIWFSRIRSLQCKAL, encoded by the coding sequence ATGGAAAGTATTAGAGCACAAGAGTGCGGCGGTTGCTTTGAGGAATATCAACCGCTATTGCGTCAGGCCCGTTGGTTATTACGGCAGCATCCAGATGTCATGTTGTTAGCAGATCGTGGGTTCGCGAACCATCAACTGATGAGCTGGTTACAGCAGAGCCGTTGGCATTACTGTCTGCGTATCCCATGTGATGTCCTTCTCCATGGCCCCCGTCAATGTCCAAGAGAAGTCCGTAGGTTATGGCCATCCAAAGGAGAAGCTCTCCTCTACCGTAATGTCGGGCTTTGGGATGATGGCCTCTATCGGTGCAATTTGGTACTGGCGAATATCCGAGGCGTAAAAGAACCATGGGCAGTGATTACAGATGAATCACCCTCGTTACAAACCTTGTGGCAATACGCCTTGAGGTTTCGGGTGGAAGAATTATTCCTCGATAGTAAATCTGGTGTGTTTGAGCTTGAAGAGTCGAAAATTCGCTGTGCTGATGCTCTGGAGAGGCTGTACCTGATTGCTGCTGTGGCACTGCTATACAGCACGGCTCAGGGGATGGCTGTTCATATTAAAGGGCTACGCCAACAGGTTGATCCCCATTGGCACAGAGGCATTAGCTATCTCAAGATTGGATTGCGGTGGCTCAAGGGGGTGGTCCATAAAGGACGGGAGTTGTTGATGCCAGTCCCCTTATTCACCAAGGATCCGCAACCGTGTTTTGCCTCTAAAAAAGCTCAAAAGAAACACTACAACAAAATCTGGTTCTCTCGTATCCGCTCTCTACAGTGCAAAGCTTTATGA